In Euzebya sp., the DNA window GAAGTCCTCGAGGGTGAACTGGCCGCTGAGGAGGGCCTCGGCCATCTCCTCCTGCTGGCCCTCGGTGTAGACCGTCTCGGCCTTCTCGATGAGGGTGAGGACGTCGCCCATGCCGAGGATCCGGCCGGCCATGCGGTCGGGGTGGAAGGCCTCGAACTCATCCAGCTTCTCCCCCACCGATGCGAACTTGATCGGTCGGGCCGTGACCTCGGCGACGCTGAGCGCCGCACCGCCGCGGGCGTCGCCGTCGAGCTTGGAGAGGATCACGCCGGTGAAGTCGACGGCCTCCTGGAACGCCTTCGCGACGGTGACGGCCTCCTGGCCGATCATCGCGTCGATGACGAAGAGGGTCTCGACGGGGTTGACGGCGGCCTTGATGTCGGCCGCCTGGTCCATCATCTCCTGGTCGACGTTGGTGCGGCCGGCGGTGTCGACGATGACGACGCCGGCGCCCATCCGCTTGGCCTCGGCGATGGCGTTCTGCGCCACCTCGACGGGGTCGCCTTCGGTCTTGGGCGCGTAGACGGGAACGCCGACGCGCTCGCCGAGGACCTGCAGCTGGCGGACGGCGGCTGGGCGCTGGAGGTCGCAGGCGACCAGCATCGGCTGGCGGCCCTTGGACTTCAGGTGCTGGGCCAGCTTGCCGGCGGCGGTCGTCTTCCCGGCGCCCTGCAGGCCGGCGAGCATGATGACCGCGGGGGAGGCGGAGCCGAGGTCGAGGGGCGCGGACTGCTCCCCGAGGATGCGGACGAGCTCCTCGTGGACGATCTTGACGACCTGCTGGCCGGGGTTGAGGGCCTCGGACACCTCGCTGCCGACGGCCCGCTCCTTGATGCGGGTCGTGAAGGTCTTGACGACCTTGAAGTTGACGTCGGCCTCGAGGAGGGCCATGCGGATCTCGCGCAGGCCCTCGCCGACCTGCTCCTCTGACCGGGTCTTCGACCCCCGGAAGCGGTCGAAGACGGCGTCGAGTCGGTCCTGCAGTGCGTCGAACATCGGACCCGGCAGTGTAGCGGGGGCGCTCGGCGCGCCCGCCGGTGGCCGGTCGCGACCCCGGTCAGGTGGGGCGGCGGGGGTCGGTGATCCGCCTGACCCGGACGGCGACGCCGTGCGCGGCGCCGAAGCGCTCGAGCGCGTCGCCCGCCGGCTCGCGGTCCCCGTCGGCGTCCCGCGCCACCAGGGCCCACGCCGGCACCGCGACCGCCGTGCCGTCGACCAGCACGACCCGCAGCCGGGGGATGCCGTCGTCGGCGCGGAGCGAGACGCCGCGCACCTCGTCCCAGGGCCAGGCCCGGGTGGTGACCAGTCGCCGCACCGCGATGCGGTCGGGGTGGAGCACGACGCGGACCGCCGCCATCCGCAGCGCGAAGGCGAGCAGGACGGCACCGACGAGGAGGTTGGCGGGCGTGTAGAGGGGGTGGACCCGTCCGCCGGCGATCAGGTCGAGCACCGTCGGCGCCGTCCAGGCCACCCCGACCACCCCGATGACGACGGGGATCACGCGCGACGTCGACACCGTGAGCACGTCGCCGTCGGCGCCGGGCTCGGCCGCCCGGTGCCCGGCGTCAGCTCGCCGAGCCATCCGCGACCCTGCTCCACGCCCAGGCTGAGGCGACGGGGGTGAAGCCGAGCCGGGTGTACCAGCGGCGCGGCCAGTCGTCGGCGTCGGCGACGAGGAACACCAGCGACGCGTCCTCGCAGGCCGCCATCGCCGCGGCCATCAGCCCCGCCCCGAGGCCCTGCCCGCGGGCGGCCGAGAGCACCTGGACCTCCTCGATCTGGGCGACCTCGCCGTGTCGGTAGACGTGGCAGCCGGCGGTGCCGTCGCGGGACAGGACGAAGCGGGTGCCGACCACGTCGGCGAGCCGCCGGTCGCGCTCGGCCATGGCGGCCTGCACGGCGGCGCTGCGCCCCCAGTCGTGCTCGGCGGTGAACGCGTCGGCGTGGTCGAGCCAGGTGTCGACGTCGACGACCTCGAAGCCGACCGGCGACACGGCCGGGCGGGTGGTGCGGTCGTGGACCATGTACACGACCTGGGAGACGTCCCACCCCTCGGCCCCGGACAGGGCGGGCACGAGGGTCCAGGCCACCTCGGGCGCGGACGTGGTGATCCGCCGGTGCCCGAGCCCGGCGTCGACGAAGGTGGCCTCGACGGGGTCGAGCAGCTCGACCAGGGCGACGGGTCGTTCCACCTCGACGGCGCTCGCGTCGTAGACCAGGGGGAGGTCGGGGCACAGCCGGGCGGTCCCGAAGGGTAGCCGTCGCACCTCGCTGGCCATGCGGGTGCGCAGCACGGCTTCGAAGCGCCGGGCCCGGCGGGCCTGCGCGGCGAGGTCCGGACCCTCGGCGGGGGGTGGCGCGGTCGTCATCGCGGGTCAGGACATCTGGTGGGCGATGCCGGTGGCGAGCAGCCGGGCACGACCGATCCGGTCGACGGCGAACGCGCGCTCGTCCTTGCGGAGGTGGCACCAGCCGCGCAGCAGGTCGTCGCTGAACACCCACGGGTCGACGACCCGCTCGGTGGCCTGCCCGCCGCGCGACGAGGCGAAGTACTCGAGCCGCACCTGCCGGCCCTCGTCCAGCGCGCGGGTGAGCAGGGCGCGGATGGCGCGGGGGCCGACGGCCTCCTCCTCCGCGCCGGGGAGCGTCATCTCGCCGCCGGTCACGGTCACGCCGTGCGCCGCGGAGACCGGCGCGCCGGCGGACTCGAGCGCCGCCTGGACGACGCCCGCGGGCCGGTCGCTGACCGCCACGGTCGCGGCGACGGTGCGAAGCCCCGCGCCGGGGACGGCGGCAGCCCGGTCGAGGGCCGCCTGGGTGGGGGCGATCACGACCGTGCGGGCCTCCTCGATCATCAGCGGAGCGGCCTCGGGCGAGTCGGGGTCGACCCACTCCTCCGCGTCGTCCCCGGTCGGCTCGGGGGCGTCGTCCGCCGGCGGCAGGTCGAAGGTGAGGGTGGCGTAGCCGTGGCGGGCCTCGTCGGTCGCGTGGACGAGCCCCTCGGCGCCGACCATCACCAGGCCGCGGCGCTGCAGCCAGTCGAGCGGCTCGGGCAGTCGGCCCCGGCCCGCCCAGCCCCGGCCGATGAGGTCCTCCACGGAGGCTGCCCCGTCGATGGCGACGGTCCGGAACGCATCGGCGGCCACCCGCGGCGCCCGGCTGACCAGGTCGGCGACCAGCCCGGGCGCGGTCAGCTTCTCGCGGAGCGCCCGGCGGGAGGAGTGGCCGGCGACGCCGTCGTCCAGGCCGAGCAGGCCGAGGGCGTCGCGGATCTCCTCACCGCTCAGCTGGTCGATCGATGGCATCTCACCCCTGCTCCTCGTCCACCTGGTCGGCCTCGAGCAGGGCGCTCGCGTAGTCCTCGAGCTCGACGTCCTGCACCACGTCGGCGAACAGCGCGTCGACGAAGGCGTCGGGGTCGAAGGGGGCGAGGTCCTCGATCCCCTCCCCCAACCCGACCAGCTTCACGGGGATGCCGAGGGTCCGCTGGATGCCGATGACGATGCCGCCGCGGGCGGTGCCGTCGAGCTTGGTCAGCACGACGCCGGTCACGTCCACGGCCTCCATGAACGCCTTGGCCTGGCTGAGCCCGTTCTGGCCGGTCGTCGCGTCGAGCACGAGCAACACCTCGTCGAGCTGCTCGGCCTCGCGCTCCACGACCCGCTTGACCTTGCTGAGCTCGGCCATCAGCTCCTTCTTGTTCTGCAGCCGGCCGGCGGTGTCGATCATCAGCAGGTCGGCACCGGAGGCGGTCGCGGCCTTCCACCCGT includes these proteins:
- a CDS encoding WYL domain-containing protein; the encoded protein is MPSIDQLSGEEIRDALGLLGLDDGVAGHSSRRALREKLTAPGLVADLVSRAPRVAADAFRTVAIDGAASVEDLIGRGWAGRGRLPEPLDWLQRRGLVMVGAEGLVHATDEARHGYATLTFDLPPADDAPEPTGDDAEEWVDPDSPEAAPLMIEEARTVVIAPTQAALDRAAAVPGAGLRTVAATVAVSDRPAGVVQAALESAGAPVSAAHGVTVTGGEMTLPGAEEEAVGPRAIRALLTRALDEGRQVRLEYFASSRGGQATERVVDPWVFSDDLLRGWCHLRKDERAFAVDRIGRARLLATGIAHQMS
- a CDS encoding GNAT family N-acetyltransferase, whose amino-acid sequence is MTTAPPPAEGPDLAAQARRARRFEAVLRTRMASEVRRLPFGTARLCPDLPLVYDASAVEVERPVALVELLDPVEATFVDAGLGHRRITTSAPEVAWTLVPALSGAEGWDVSQVVYMVHDRTTRPAVSPVGFEVVDVDTWLDHADAFTAEHDWGRSAAVQAAMAERDRRLADVVGTRFVLSRDGTAGCHVYRHGEVAQIEEVQVLSAARGQGLGAGLMAAAMAACEDASLVFLVADADDWPRRWYTRLGFTPVASAWAWSRVADGSAS
- the ffh gene encoding signal recognition particle protein: MFDALQDRLDAVFDRFRGSKTRSEEQVGEGLREIRMALLEADVNFKVVKTFTTRIKERAVGSEVSEALNPGQQVVKIVHEELVRILGEQSAPLDLGSASPAVIMLAGLQGAGKTTAAGKLAQHLKSKGRQPMLVACDLQRPAAVRQLQVLGERVGVPVYAPKTEGDPVEVAQNAIAEAKRMGAGVVIVDTAGRTNVDQEMMDQAADIKAAVNPVETLFVIDAMIGQEAVTVAKAFQEAVDFTGVILSKLDGDARGGAALSVAEVTARPIKFASVGEKLDEFEAFHPDRMAGRILGMGDVLTLIEKAETVYTEGQQEEMAEALLSGQFTLEDFLNQLQSVRQMGPIGKLMEMIPGMGKAMKEAQASVDEDDLKRIEAIIQSMTLEERRKPQILNGKRKKRIARGCGRSAQEINELLRSYEEMRKMMKDLGPMMGAMGGGGGGMLSQAKAARQMQKMMGDGGGDLMEQLAAMNAGGAPTPGAGVPGQKPMPRRNKKVPARKKKKRR
- a CDS encoding PH domain-containing protein codes for the protein MARRADAGHRAAEPGADGDVLTVSTSRVIPVVIGVVGVAWTAPTVLDLIAGGRVHPLYTPANLLVGAVLLAFALRMAAVRVVLHPDRIAVRRLVTTRAWPWDEVRGVSLRADDGIPRLRVVLVDGTAVAVPAWALVARDADGDREPAGDALERFGAAHGVAVRVRRITDPRRPT